TCTTCAAGAACCTTTTGAGCAGCTTGTAAAACTCTTTCATCTTCAGATTCTGGAAGAACTATTGTTTTTAGTTCTTTCTTTGCATTTTCTTTTATGTTCTCTATTAAACCCATATATCCGTCCTTTCACTATATTTATATATTTTATTATACAAAGCGTAGCATAAAAGTAGCATTTATGTAAAAAAATGGCTCAAGTAATGTGTAAAATTAGTTCATTTGTATAAAATTAGTACATAATATTTACATAAATAAAGAAATGTTACTTTAATAAACATTTTTTAAGAAAAAAAATGAATATGAGATAAAATTAATTCTTTAATAAGGTAAAACTATTTTGTTAGTAAAAAAAGCTTAAGCTTTTTTTACTAAATTGTATGTATCTTTTGCAATTACATACTCTTCATTGGTTGGAATAACAAATATCTTAATTTTAGAAGAGTCTTTTTGTATTTCTCTATTTCCACTTTTTCTTTTTTTATTTTCCTTTTTATCTATTTCTAAACCTAGAAATTCTAAACCAGTACAAACTTTTTCTCTAATAACATCTGCATTTTCTCCAATACCAGCTGTAAAGCAAATAGCATCTGCCCCACCTAATTGTCCCATATAAGAGCAAATATACTTTTTAATTCTATTACACATCATTTCAATACAAATTTTTGCTCTATGGTCTCCATCTTCTGCTTCTTTTAGTACTTCTCTTAAATCAGAAGAAATACCAGAAACACCAAGAATCCCTGATTTTTTATTTAAGTAATCAACTATTTCATGGGAATTCATGCCTTTTCTATCCATTAAATAAGGGATTACACCTGCATCAATATCTCCACTTCTTGTTCCCATAACAAGTCCTTCAAGAGGAGTTAGACCCATTGTTGTATCAATAGATTTTCCATTTTTAACAGCACATATTGATGAACCATTACCTAGATGGCATACAATTACTTTTGATTCTTTTTTATTTAGCATATTAATTGCTTCATTTGAAACGTAATGATGACTTGTTCCATGGAATCCATATTTTCTTAAGTGGTGTTCTATATAATCTTCATGTGGAACAGCATATAAATAATTTTCTTCTGGCATTGTTTGATGAAAGGCCGTATCAAATACTGCAACATTAGGTTTATCTGCCATAAGTTCTTGACAAATTTTAATACCTAAAATATGTGCAGGGTTATGTAGTGGGGCTAGAGGTATTAGTTCTTCAATTTTTTGTAAAACATCTTTTGTAATTAATGTTGATTTTTTAAAATATTCTCCTCCATGAACTACTCTATGTCCAATAGCTGATATTTCATTAATATTTTCAATCACTTTAGTATCATCATGGGTTAAAATATTTAAGACAAACTCAATAGCTTCTTTATGCGTTGGCATAGGTTGTTCAATTTCTAATTTTCTGTGTTCTGCAATTTCATGCTTCATTACACCATCTATTCCAATTCTTTCACATAAACCTGAGGCTTTTACTTCGGCAGTTTTAGGATTAATAAGTTGATATTTTAATGATGAACTACCTGCATTTAAAACAAGAATTAACATTTTTTCTCCTTTTGGTTTAAAATGCAATTATACCAAAGAAGAATATAAATATTATGAAAGTATTTATTTTATTTTTACCTTAGCTTGATTTTTTAATTTTAAAAAGATCATAGCTGTCATTATTGCATCATTATAAGCATCATGTTTCCCAAAAGGTGGAATATCAAGCTCTTTCATGATAGTATCAAATCTTAAATCAATATTGCTTTGAGGAATCATTTCTATCTTATAATCATAATAAATAGCAGAAACTTCATAGGCTTTATTTGGTAATCTTATTCCCAATTTTGGTTTTAAATATTTATTTATCATTGCGATGTCAAATTCTAAATAATATCCTACAAGTTTTCTATTACCAATAAATTCTAAAAACTCTTCAATAACTATATTTATATCCTCTGCTTCTTCTAAATCACATTCTCTTATGTGATGAACTTTGATTGCTTCAATTTGTAATTTTGTTTTAGGTTTTATAAATCTAACAAATTTTTTGCTGGCTACGATAGTATTATTTTTTATTAAAACTGCTCCAATTGATATAATATCATCTTCTAAAGGATTTAATCCTGTTGTCTCACAATCAAAACAAACATACTCATTTTCTACTGCTTTATCAAATAAAAAAGCATATTTTTCATCTTTTAAGTTTTTTCTATTGAAATAGTTTTTTATTGAATTAAACATAATTTAACTTGTAATGGCTTTCTAAAATTTTCTTTAATTTATTAATAATTTTAAAACTATCTTTTAATAAATCTTTTTCCATTCTATTTAACTTATCTGGATCAATATAATTATCAATAGTTTGAGCTGAGTCCATTTTTTCAATATTAGATTTTAATTTTAATGAATTTAAATAATTAAAAGCTTCTGATAATTCTTGAGAGAACTCTTTTGTGAATATATTTTTATCTGTTAATTCTTTTATTCTTTTTAAAGTATTTACTCGCATTAATTTATATTCTAAGGATAAAGCTCTAACTCCTTGAACAACAATGAAAATACCACCTTTTTTTATATCTAATTCATGTTTATGCTCTTTATCTTTTGAATCAAAAACAAAACCATCAAAGAAACCAAGAGGAACATCAAAATCCATAATTATCTTTGCAAAATGCATATAAAAACTTTGAGAGTCTGCACAAACTTTAAATAAGTGTTGTTTTAGGTCATCAAGTAATTGTCTATTTCCAGATGCACAAAAAGCATCATAAAAAATAGCAAGGTTCATAAACTTTTCTTCACTTGGATGGGTAATCCAATCATAGATTAAGTCTTTAAATTCCTTTTGTGTTCTACACCAATAAGGATTCGAAAGCATAATAT
This genomic interval from Halarcobacter mediterraneus contains the following:
- a CDS encoding 3'-5' exonuclease, giving the protein MFNSIKNYFNRKNLKDEKYAFLFDKAVENEYVCFDCETTGLNPLEDDIISIGAVLIKNNTIVASKKFVRFIKPKTKLQIEAIKVHHIRECDLEEAEDINIVIEEFLEFIGNRKLVGYYLEFDIAMINKYLKPKLGIRLPNKAYEVSAIYYDYKIEMIPQSNIDLRFDTIMKELDIPPFGKHDAYNDAIMTAMIFLKLKNQAKVKIK
- a CDS encoding phosphate acyltransferase, with the protein product MGLIENIKENAKKELKTIVLPESEDERVLQAAQKVLE
- a CDS encoding acetate/propionate family kinase, with the protein product MLILVLNAGSSSLKYQLINPKTAEVKASGLCERIGIDGVMKHEIAEHRKLEIEQPMPTHKEAIEFVLNILTHDDTKVIENINEISAIGHRVVHGGEYFKKSTLITKDVLQKIEELIPLAPLHNPAHILGIKICQELMADKPNVAVFDTAFHQTMPEENYLYAVPHEDYIEHHLRKYGFHGTSHHYVSNEAINMLNKKESKVIVCHLGNGSSICAVKNGKSIDTTMGLTPLEGLVMGTRSGDIDAGVIPYLMDRKGMNSHEIVDYLNKKSGILGVSGISSDLREVLKEAEDGDHRAKICIEMMCNRIKKYICSYMGQLGGADAICFTAGIGENADVIREKVCTGLEFLGLEIDKKENKKRKSGNREIQKDSSKIKIFVIPTNEEYVIAKDTYNLVKKA